The nucleotide sequence TTCCTTTCTCTATGTATATAGATTTTTGATTTAACCACATGCAAGCCTCAACCAATTGCAGAGTGGTTGAGTTCTgctttttataatattttaggacttttttcttcttcttgatttgtgtTTAGAAAAgtttcagatttatttttttgttggttacaGGAAagctagaaacaaaaaaagttgagagAGAGCTTTTGGGATGGTGAAGCTCAAAAGCAAAGCAATGGGCttcagagtttttttctttgtcatcttGAGTTGTCTTCTTGTAGCTCCAGAGACAACAATGGCTCAAGAGATGAAGCGTGTATCGATTGTTATTGAAGGAGCTCGTCGAGTCTCTGAGACTGACGAGAACTTTGTCTGTGCGACGTTGGACTGGTGGCCACATGACAAGTGCAACTATCAACAATGTCCTTGGGGATACTCTTCAGTTATCAATATGGTAATAGcaaaaatttagagaaaagGATTCACCTTTTGGTCTTTACTGATTAGTCTCTTCATAATGTCTTGTCTGCGATTGCAATTGAAAATTTTTCGAATGTTTTACAGGACTTGACCCGACCCCTTCTTTCTAAAGCTATTCAAGGTTTGCACCTTACAGACCAAAAGTGTTCATTATActgcttgtgtgttgttgaaTTCTGAAACTTTTAGGGATTTGGGTATTTGTTTAGCTTTCAAGCCGTTGAGGATAAGAATTGGCGGTTCACTGCAAGATCAAGTGACTTATGACGTAGGAAATCTCAAAACTCCTTGCCGTCCGTTCAGAAAAATGAACAGCGGTTTGTTCGGATTCTCTAAAGGATGCTTGCATATGAAACGATGGGACGAGCTCCACAGTTTCCTAACCGCAACGGGGTAAGCCTTTACTTTCAGTTTATTCTCATCAAGCTTCACATTTACCCCTTTAGAAGAATCTCTTGAACTAGCTGTTTGTTGTTGCGCAGAGCTGTAATTACTTTTGGTTTAAACGCTTTGAGTGGGAGACACAAACTCCGCGGGAAGGCGTGGGGTGGGGCTTGGGATCACGTAAACACTCAAGATTTCATTAACTACACAGTCTCAAAGGGTTACGCTATTGATTCTTGGGAGTTTGGTaataatcaaacttttgaaAGTGTCGCCTTTTTGTACTcggtgtttttcttttcttagcttTCCTTGTACTCGGTTTAGGAAACGAGCTAAGTGGAACCGGGGTTGGTGCGAGTGTGAGCGCAGAGCTTTACGGGAAAGACTTGATTGTACTTAGAGATGTAATCAACAAAGTTTATAAAGATTCTAGGTTAGCCAAGCCTAAACTTGTCGCTCCTGGAGGATTCTATGAACGACCATGGTACTCCAAACTACTTCAGATCTCTGGTCCCGGTATTGTTGACGTTGTGACTCATCATATGTACAATCTTGGTTCAGGTATGGTTTGGTAAAAGATCTAATGAAATCGAATCAAAACCATTGCTTCTACATATGTATGTGACTATGTGTAGATCATTTTCTGAGGAATTCTCTGTCTTCTCTGTTTGAGTGTTTCAGGAAATGATCCTGCACTGGTGAAGAAGATATTGGATCCGAGTTTCTTAAGCAAGGTATCTGAAACATTTAAGGATGTGAACCAGACGATTCAAGAACATGGACCGTGGGCTTCTCCTTGGGTTGGAGAATCTGGTGGAGCTTACAATAGTGGTGGCCGTCATGTTTCAGATACATTCATTGATAGCTTCTGGTAGAAGAACCGATTCTTGAATTTTCCCCTTGGCTTTTCTATTACCAAAAGAACGAACTAAAAAGAAGCCTCTTTGGTTCTAAATCTTTCTTAAGGTATCTAGATCAGCTTGGAATGTCGTCGAGACACAACACTAAAGTTTACTGCAGACAGACTCTGGTTGGTGGGTTTTACGGCTTGCTCGAAAAGAACACGTTTGTTCCAAATCCTGATTACTATAGGTAAGAGTCGTCCCTAACCAAATCTGGACTCTTGAGTTTTAGCTTATGGACCTTATAGTTGATTGATCTTGAagttttatctgatttgatcgGAACAGCGCTCTGCTTTGGCATCGGTTAATGGGAAAAGGTGTTCTCGCGGTTCACACAGATGGACCGCCACAGCTACGGGTTTACGCACATTGTTCAAAAGGAAGAGTGAGTTTACTCATCTCATCTTTAAAATCTCGGTTTCCAAATGTCATTTTTCATTACAGTTTGCTTcaaatgctttgtttttttccttggtttTAGGCTGGTGTGACGTTGCTTCTGATAAATCTAAGCAATCAATCTGGATTTACGGTTAGTGTCAGCAATGGCATAAAGTTGGTTACGAATGTggaaccgaagaagaagaagaagtcattgTTGGATACTTTGAAAAAACCATTTTCTTGGATTGGAAGCAAAGCTTCTGATGGATATCTAAACAGAGAAGAGTATCATCTGACACCTGAAAACCGTGACTTGAGGAGCAAAACAATGATCTTGAATGGTAAACCGTTAAAACCGACTGCAACAGGAGATATCCCGAGCCTTGAACCGGTCATCCGTGGTGTAAACTCTCCTGTTAACGTCTTGCCATTGTCGATGGCGTTCATTGTGTTGCCTAATTTTGATGCTTCTGCTTGTTCATGAAGTTattgggaaaacaaaaaagtataagaaaaagggaaagatGTAATTTTATTGGTAATTGTATCTATTGATGGTAATAAAGGTACACATTTctatttcaaatgaaaatttttataCATGATACAGATGCTTCTAAATCAAATGCATGCATATCCTTTTGGATGATTACCCTTAAATAATAAACATgctagttatttttttttctaaactctataaattacaacaaatcctccaaaattatataataaccTCAATTGATGaagaataacaaataaaatcaagaaacagaaaaaattatGAAGTAGAGTAGAgacaatctctttcttcttcaaatggATTCTGCTTCATCGGACGTTAGAATTGTGTCACAATGCTTTGTGAAACCCAAAACCCTCCCTGAAAAATGGAAAGAGCCATACCATTTGTCACCGTTGGATCTTGTGATGCTCTCTGTGCATTACCTCCAAAATggtcttctctttctcaaacCATCATCGATATTATCTGAATCTGATGATGAAATCGAACCAAATGATTTCATCGAGACTTGGCTACAAAAGCTTAAAGACTCTCTAGCCGCAACACTTGTCCATTTTTATGCCCTCGCGGGTCGCCTCTCGACTTTGAAAACCGATGATCCGAGATCCTACTCTGTGTTTGTGGATTGTAATAACAGTCCCGGGGCTGGATATATCCATGCCAAATCGGAGATATTATTGTTGGGTCCAAATATATTCCTTCGGTTGTTCAATCTTTCTTTGACCACCATAAAGCCGTGAGCCACGATGGTCACAACCATGAGTCTCTTGTCAGTCAAGGTACATTAATTCAttgatgtatataataaatctcaaaatcatTTAATTCACTTAGCCAAAAATTTTAAGCTAGTTATTAACTTCACTTGTTGCCATTTTGATTTAGAGATACatcaaagtatataattaaagtTATGCCATATGAAATAGACTAAAGACATGGAGCATTTCAGGTAACAGAATTGGTAGACGGAGTGTTCATAGGATTGTCGATGAGTCACGTGATGGGAGATGGAAGTTCGTTATGGCATTTTTTCAACTCTTTGTCGGATATTTTTAATGCACAAGAAACCGATAACTTGCTTCTCAAGAATCCTCCGGTTCTTGCACGTTGGTTCCCTACAGGGTACGGTCCTGTGCACAGCCTTCCTTTCACTCACTCTGATGAATTTATAAGCCGATTTGAATCTCCGGTCTTGAAGGAGAGAATATTCCATTTCTCATCAGAAACAATACAATCATTGAAATCAAAGGCTAATCAAGAATGCANNNNNNNNNNNNNNNNNNNNNNNNNNNNNNNNNNNNNNNNNNNNNNNNNNNNNNNNNNNNNNNNNNNNNNNNNNNNNNNNNNNNNNNNNNNNNNNNNNNNNNNNNNNNNNNNNNNNNNNNNNNNNNNNNNNNNNNNNNNNNNNNNNNNNNNNNNNNNNNNNNNNNNNNNNNNNNNNNNNNNNNNNNNNNNNNNNNNNNNNNNNNNNNNNNNNNNNNNNNNNNNNNNNNNNNNNNNNNNNNNNNNNNNNNNNNNNNNNNNNNNNNNNNNNNNNNNNNNNNNNNNNNNNNNNNNNNNNNNNNNNNNNNNNNNNNNNNNNNNNNNNNNNNNNNNNNNNNNNNNNNNNNNNNNNNNNNNNNNNNNNNNNNNNNNNNNNNNNNNNNNNNNNNNNNNNNNNNNNNNNNNNNNNNNNNNNNNNNNNNNNNNNNNNNNNNNNNNNNNNNNNNNNNNNNNNNNNNNNNNNNNNNNNNNNNNNNNNNNNNNNNNNNNNNNNNNNNNNNNNNNNNNNNNNNNNNNNNNNNNNNNNNNNNNNNNNNNNNNNNNNNNNNNNNNNNNNNNNNNNNNNNNNNNNNNNNNNNNNNNNNNNNNNNNNNNNNNNNNNNNNNNNNNNNNNNNNNNNNNNNNNNNNNNNNNNNNNNNNNNNNNNNNNNNNNNNNNNNNNNNNNNNNNNNNNNNNNNNNNNNNNNNNNNNNNNNNNNNNNNNNNNNNNNNNNNNNNNNNNNNNNNNNNNNNNNNNNNNNNNNNNNNNNNNNNNNNNNNNNNNNNNNNNNNNNNNNNNNNNNNNNNNNNNNNNNNNNNNNNNNNNNNNNNNNNNNNNNNNNNNNNNNNNNNNNNNNNNNNNNNNNNNNNNNNNNNNNNNNNNNNNNNNNNNNNNNNNNNNNNNNNNNNNNNNNNNNNNNNNNNNNNNNNNNNNNNNNNNNNNNNNNNNNNNNNNNNNNNNNNNNNNNNNNNNNNNNNNNNNNNNNNNNNNNNNNNNNNNNNNNNNNNNNNNNNNNNNNNNNNNNNNNNNNNNNNNNNNNNNNNNNNNNNNNNNNNNNNNNNNNNNNNNNNNNNNNNNNNNNNNNNNNNNNNNNNNNNNNNNNNNNNNNNNNNNNNNNNNNNNNNNNNNNNNNNNNNNNNNNNNNNNNNNNNNNNNNNNNNNNNNNNNNNNNNNNNNNNNNNNNNNNNNNNNNNNNNNNNNNNNNNNNNNNNNNNNNNNNNNNNNNNNNNNNNNNNNNNNNNNNNNNNNNNNNNNNNNNNNNNNNNNNNNNNNNNNNNNNNNNNNNNNNNNNNNNNNNNNNNNNNNNNNNNNNNNNNNNNNNNNNNNNNNNNNNNNNNNNNNNNNNNNNNNNNNNNNNNNNNNNNNNNNNNNNNNNNNNNNNNNNNNNNNNNNNNNNNNNNNNNNNNNNNNNNNNNNNNNNNNNNNNNNNNNNNNNNNNNNNNNNNNNNNNNNNNNNNNNNNNNNNNNNNNNNNNNNNNNNNNNNNNNNNNNNNNNNNNNNNNNNNNNNNNNNNNNNNNNNNNNNNNNNNNNNNNNNNNNNNNNNNNNNNNNNNNNNNNNNNNNNNNNNNNNNNNNNNNNNNNNNNNNNNNNNNNNNNNNNNNNNNNNNNNNNNNNNNNNNNNNNNNNNNNNNNNNNNNNNNNNNNNNNNNNNNNNNNNNNNNNNNNNNNNNNNNNNNNNNNNNNNNNNNNNNNNNNNNNNNNNNNNNNNNNNNNNNNNNNNNNNNNNNNNNNNNNNNNNNNNNNNNNNNNNNNNNNNNNNNNNNNNNNNNNNNNNNNNNNNNNNNNNNNNNNNNNNNNNNNNNNNNNNNNNNNNNNNNNNNNNNNNNNNNNNNNNNNNNNNNNNNNNNNNNNNNNNNNNNNNNNNNNNNNNNNNNNNNNNNNNNNNNNNNNNNNNNNNNNNNNNNNNNNNNNNNNNNNNNNNNNNNNNNNNNNNNNNNNNNNNNNNNNN is from Camelina sativa cultivar DH55 chromosome 20, Cs, whole genome shotgun sequence and encodes:
- the LOC104768989 gene encoding heparanase-like protein 1, producing the protein MVKLKSKAMGFRVFFFVILSCLLVAPETTMAQEMKRVSIVIEGARRVSETDENFVCATLDWWPHDKCNYQQCPWGYSSVINMDLTRPLLSKAIQAFKPLRIRIGGSLQDQVTYDVGNLKTPCRPFRKMNSGLFGFSKGCLHMKRWDELHSFLTATGAVITFGLNALSGRHKLRGKAWGGAWDHVNTQDFINYTVSKGYAIDSWEFGNELSGTGVGASVSAELYGKDLIVLRDVINKVYKDSRLAKPKLVAPGGFYERPWYSKLLQISGPGIVDVVTHHMYNLGSGNDPALVKKILDPSFLSKVSETFKDVNQTIQEHGPWASPWVGESGGAYNSGGRHVSDTFIDSFWYLDQLGMSSRHNTKVYCRQTLVGGFYGLLEKNTFVPNPDYYSALLWHRLMGKGVLAVHTDGPPQLRVYAHCSKGRAGVTLLLINLSNQSGFTVSVSNGIKLVTNVEPKKKKKSLLDTLKKPFSWIGSKASDGYLNREEYHLTPENRDLRSKTMILNGKPLKPTATGDIPSLEPVIRGVNSPVNVLPLSMAFIVLPNFDASACS